In a genomic window of Thalassotalea piscium:
- a CDS encoding glycosyltransferase family 4 protein, producing the protein MKILHVVSSLNVGGAERFVIDLATEQKQQGLQPSILSMGKVGEPLESEVKRFDLGLLHGTNISQLRSYLSQFDIVHVHSSYSLLRVLLASLLLPIKVVYTRHNERVHTSFKWRIIYLIAKFRLHKMVFVAEKARQNYLATYPSFEKKSCTVLNGVLPMVTTKTQSEKFRIAHVGRFVHLKAQHHIIQAIGLLAEDIQKQLKLFFYGTGDLLEKNKNLAKELIPNVDVAFMGFVTDRNKIYENTDCLVVASETEGLSLAIIEALASGTPTIASKVGGNPELIRDNINGLLFDYSNIEKLAELIELMINNKALYEQFSNNSIALFESNFSIERCTKKYLVAYGN; encoded by the coding sequence GTGAAAATATTACATGTAGTAAGTAGTTTAAATGTTGGTGGTGCAGAACGCTTCGTTATAGACCTTGCTACGGAACAAAAACAACAGGGTCTTCAGCCAAGTATTTTATCTATGGGGAAAGTAGGTGAGCCACTTGAAAGCGAAGTTAAGCGCTTTGATCTAGGCTTATTGCATGGTACTAATATCTCACAACTGAGATCTTATTTATCTCAATTCGATATTGTTCATGTGCATAGCAGCTATAGCTTATTAAGAGTTTTATTAGCCTCGTTACTTCTCCCTATTAAAGTCGTTTATACGCGGCATAATGAACGCGTACATACTTCATTTAAGTGGCGAATCATCTATTTGATCGCTAAGTTTCGTTTACACAAAATGGTATTTGTTGCCGAAAAAGCAAGACAAAATTATTTAGCAACGTATCCATCATTTGAAAAAAAGTCATGTACTGTGCTAAATGGTGTGTTACCCATGGTAACCACTAAAACACAAAGTGAAAAGTTTCGTATTGCTCATGTCGGGCGATTTGTACATTTAAAAGCACAGCATCATATAATTCAAGCTATTGGGTTATTAGCTGAAGATATTCAAAAACAATTAAAACTTTTTTTTTATGGAACAGGTGACTTATTGGAAAAAAATAAGAACCTTGCTAAAGAGCTTATTCCCAATGTTGATGTTGCTTTTATGGGGTTTGTTACCGACCGAAATAAAATTTACGAGAATACAGATTGTTTAGTGGTTGCATCAGAAACAGAAGGTCTTTCATTAGCAATAATAGAGGCGTTAGCAAGTGGAACACCTACAATAGCGAGTAAAGTAGGGGGAAATCCTGAGCTTATTAGAGATAATATTAATGGATTATTATTTGACTATTCAAATATTGAAAAGCTGGCAGAATTAATTGAATTAATGATAAACAATAAAGCCTTGTATGAACAATTTAGTAATAATAGCATCGCGCTATTTGAGTCTAATTTTTCAATAGAACG